Part of the Flavobacterium sp. KS-LB2 genome is shown below.
GTAAATTTTATAACGCTCGACAAGGCCTCTTTTTATTTGACTTACGAAAACGTAATAGTGTTGAAAACTTTCTGATTTACATAAATTTTTATCAGTTTAATTACCATTTGTAAAATTTAATTTTATCTTTATTACGAAATAATTTTTTACCACATCTTCAACATGAAAAGGAAAATAACGCTTAAACAAATTGCAAAAGAATTAGACGTATCCATTTCTACCGTTTCAAAATCGTTGAGAAACAGCCTTGAAATAGGTGAAGAAACAAGACTAAAAGTGCAGGCGTTTGCTAAATTTTACCACTATAAACCCAACAACATTGCACTTAGTTTAAAGAACAGAAAAACAAAAACAATTGGAATTATTATTCCCGAAATTGTTCACCATTTCTTTTCAACAGTCATTAATGGAATTGAGCAAATTGCTAATGAAAATGGGTATAGCGTAATCATTTGTTTATCAGATGATTCATTTGACAAAGAAGTACTTAACATGGAAATGCTTGCCAACGGAAGCATTGACGGATTCATCATGTCACTCTCCAAAGAAACCCAATTTAGAGGTGATTTTCATCATATTACCGAAGTTATCAATCAAGGAATGCCTGTTGTAATGTTTGACAGGGTTACTAATGATATTCTTTGCGATAAAGTGATCATAGACGATAAATATGCAGCTTATGAAGCCGTGCAAAGCTTAATTGATAAAGGACGAAAAAAAATTGCCTTAGTAACAACCGTTGATTATGTAAGTGTAGGAAAACTAAGGACTGATGGTTATACTAAAGCGCTTCTTGACAACGGAATACCCTTCAATGAAAAACTAATTATCAAAATTGAAGACATTGATACCTGCGAAATCACCATTGGAAAACTATTGGAAGACAAAGCTATTGATGCCGTTTTTGCTGTAAATGAACTTTTTGCAGTTACCATAATCAAAACAGCTAATAAAATAGGATTGAATGTCCCTAATGACTTAGCCGTTATAGCTTTTACAGACGGAATCATTTCAAAATATTCTACACCTACTATTACTACAGTAAGTCAGAGTGGCATAAAAATGGGAAATAAAGCTGCAAAAATGCTAATTGAAAGACTCGAATCTGAAGAGGAAGAAGAAAACGAAAACTATAAAACGGAAGTAATTGAAACGCATTTGATAGAAAGAGAATCAACTAATTAGCACTTAATCGTTAATTTATTTACAACTACAAGGTTGTAGTTGTAAAAGATCCAGATTATTTGTTTCTCTAAAACAATAGTTTCAAATATATTTTTATATTTACCCATTCAAAGCTTCAACTTTTACTTCGAAAATAAGATAAGTTTTGATAAGCATAGCGCTTATCGTATTAATTTTTAAATTACGATAATGGAAAAGCGTAAATTAAGTTTCTGGCAAATTTGGAACATGAGTTTCGGTTTTTTAGGAATACAGATGGGTTTTGCCCTTCAAAATGCGAATGCCAGCAGAATCTTGCAGATTTTTGGAGCAGACGTTCATGAATTATCCTGGTTTTGGATCATTGCCCCTTTAATGGGACTTATTGTACAGCCCATAATAGGACATTACAGTGACAAAACGTGGGGGAAATTCGGAAGACGAAAACCATTCTTTTTAGTCGGAGCATTACTTGCCTCTATTGGCTTAATATTAATGCCACAAGCCGAAATTTTTATCGCTTTTTTACCTGCCTTATGGGTTGGTGCCGGAATGCTGATGATTATGGATGCGTCTTTCAATATTGCTATGGAACCTTTCAGAGCATTAGTGGGAGATAATTTAAGAACCGACCAAAGAACATTAGGTTTTAGCGTACAAACCGCATTAATTGGTTTTGGTGCTGTTATTGGTTCATTATTACCATATGTATTAACGAATTATTTTGGCGTTTCAAACAGAGATGATAATGGCGGGGTTCCAATGCACTTGATTTTATCCTTTGTGATAGGAGCGGCTATTCTAGTAGTTTCCATTCTGGTTTCCATTTTTTCTACCAAAGAATATTCTCCAGAAGAATTAGCACAATTTGAAGACGAAATGGCGCATCAGGAAACTAAAGTGGCTGATACTAATCCAAAAGAATCCAGTTTACTAGATATTTTTGATGATTTCAGAAAAATGCCCACCACGATGCGACAATTAAGCTGGGTACAATTTTTCTCATGGTTTGGTCTTTTTGGAATGTGGGTTTTCACCACTCCTGCCATAGCCCATCATATTTATGGCCTACCCATTTCGGACAGCAAAAGTGAAGCGTATCAAAACGCAGGAGACTGGGTTGGAGTACTGTTCGGTATTTACAATTTAGTTTCTGCTTTCTATGCTTTTGCTTTGCCATATATCGCAAAAAAATTCGGCAGAAAATTAACACACTCCATCTCTTTAATTGTTGGAGGAATTGGGTTAATATCTATCTATTTTGTTCCTAATGAAAACTGGCTAATTCTTTCTATGGTTGCTGTAGGTATTGCTTGGGCAAGTATCTTATCGATGCCGTATGCCATCCTAGCCGGATCAATATCTCCAATGAAAATGGGAGTTTACATGGGTATCTTTAACTTCTTTGTCGTAATTCCCCAAATTGTCAATGCCTTGATTGGCGGACCCTTAGTTAAATATGTATACAATGACAACGCCATATTTGCATTAGTTACTAGTGGCGTCAGCTTCTTGATTGCTGCTATTTTAGTGGCCAAAGTAAAAGATGTTGATGACGTAATAAAACAATAATAATGAATACAAAAGCATTTATATTCGACCTTGACGGAGTAATTGTTGACACCGCTAAATACCATTACCTGGCGTGGCAAAAAATCGCTACTGAATTAAATATCGAATTTACACACGAACATAATGAATTATTAAAAGGAGTCAGCCGCGTGCGCTCTTTGGATATCATATTAGAATTAGGAAAAGTAACCGCATCACAAGAAGACAAAGACCGATGGTTAGTTCAAAAAAATGAAGACTACCTATCCTATTTAGTTGACATGGATGCAAGCGAGATTCTTCCGGGAGTTTTTGAAATTTTAAAATTTCTGAAAGAAAACAACCAACCAATCGCTTTGGGTTCAGCCAGTAAAAACGCAAGACCTATTTTAGAAAAAACAGGAATACGCTCTTATTTTGATGCTGTTGTAGACGGAAATGATGTAACGAATGCCAAACCAGATCCGGAAGTTTTCTTAATGGCTGCAAAGTTATTGAACATCAAACCAGAAGATTCTATCGTTTTTGAGGATTCAGTGGCGGGAGTACAAGCAGCAAATATTGGAAAAATGATCAGCATAGGAATAGGAGAGGCAAGTACTTTGCATGAAGCGAAATATATCTTTAAAGACTTTACTGAGATAGAAACATCATTCATTGCAAATTTGATAAAATAAAACGAAATGTATTTTTAAAGTTTTGAGACAACTTGAAACCTTAAACTTTAAACAAAAAATAAAATGAATCAAGATTATATAAAACCAGATAATTGGTCCATCATAGAAGAAGGATTTGATGTAGAGCGCGTAAAATCATCTGAAAGTTTGTTTAGCATTGGGAACGGTGCCATGGGACAACGTGCTAATTTTGAAGAAAATTATACTGGAGAAACATTCCAAGGAAGTTATATCGCAGGAATTTATTACCCCGACAAAACCAAAGTGGGCTGGTGGAAAAATGGGTATCCTGAATATTTTGCCAAAGTTTTAAATGCGCCCAACTGGATTGGAATTGATATTGAAATCAACGGAGAAAAACTAGATTTAAATACCTGTACTGATGTTAAAAATTTTCGCCGAGAGCTAAACATGAAAGAAGGTTGGTACAACCGTTCTTTTGAAGCCACTTTGAAAAACGGAACAGCCATCTCAGTGAATATTCGTCGTTTTCTTTCAATCGTTTTAGATGAAATTGGGGTTATCAATTATGAAATCACACCTTTAAATAAAGATTCAAAAATAGTTTACAAACCCTACATCGACGCTGGTGTAACTAATGAAGATGCGAACTGGGAAGAAAAATTCTGGGAACCACTTGATGTTAAAAAATCAGGAAACGAAGCATTTGTAACGGCTCAAACGTTCAAAACACACTTCAAGGTGACTACTTTCATGCAAAATAACATTTTGACAAATGGTGAAAAAACATGTATTTCTCCTTCTAACATTGATGCAACTGCTGATAAGATTCAATTTAGTTATGATGTAATTGTGGCTCAAGGCCAAAAATCATCTATCCAAAAAATTGGCGGATACACTGTTTCTTTAAACCATGAAAATACATTTACAGCTGCAGAAAAAGCAATTCAGGCTGCTCTAGAATTAGGATATGATGCCTTGTTGCAAGATCAGATTGATTCTTGGTCAAAAATTTGGGAAATGTCCGATATTACAATTGACGGCGATGTAAAAGCACAGCAAGGAATTCGTTTCAATATTTTTCAGTTGAACCAAACCTATTTAGGAAAAGATTCCCGTTTGAATATTGGACCAAAAGGTTTCACAGGAGAAAAATACGGCGGATCAACGTATTGGGATACCGAGGCCTATTGCATTCCGTTTTACATGGCGACGAAAGATCAGGAAGTGGCTCGAAACTTGTTGACGTACCGTTACAATCAGTTGGACAAAGCCATAGAAAATGCGGCTAAATTAGGATTTACTAATGGCGCTGCTTTGTATCCAATGGTAACCATGAATGGCGAAGAATGTCATAACGAATGGGAAATTACTTTTGAAGAGATTCATAGAAATGGAGCTATTGCCTTTGCCATTTACAACTTTTACAGATACACAGGCGATTACAGCTACATTCCTGAAAAAGGACTGGAAGTATTAATCGGAATTGCACGTTTCTGGCATCAAAGAGCGAATTTTTCGACTAATCTAAACCAATACGTAATTCTTGGAGTTACTGGTCCAAACGAATATGAGAACAACGTAAATAATAATTTCTACACGAATTATATCGCAAAATGGTGTCTGGAATATACCTACGAACAAATTCAGAAAGTGTCACTGGAATATCCTGTTGATCATAAAAGAATAACAGAAAAAGTAAAAATCACGGATAGCGAATTGCAATCTTGGAAAAAAGTTTCAGACAATATGTACTTCCCTTTTTCGGAAGAACACAACGTGTACTTGCAACAAGACGGTTTCTTGGACAAAGAATTAGTTCGCGTAGCTGATTTAGATAAAAGCCAAAGACCAATCAACCAAAAATGGTCTTGGGATAGAATTTTACGTTCTCCGTATATCAAACAAGCCGATGTTTTACAGTGCTTTTACTTCTTTGAAGATCATTTTTCGAGAGAAGAACTGAAAAATAATTTTGAATTCTATGAATCCTTCACAGTTCATGAAAGTTCACTTTCGCCTTGCGTACACTCCATTCAAGCAGCTTTATTAGACAAAATGGATATGGCGTACACGTTCTATTTAAGAACCTCACGTTTGGATTTAGATGATTACAATAAAGAAGTAGAGGAAGGCTGTCACATTACTTCTATGGCTGGTACTTGGATGAGTATTGTAGAAGGTTTTGGTGGAATGCGAATTAAAGAGGATACACTTCATTTTTCACCAAAAATTCCAAAAGAATGGGAAGGATATTCTTTTAAAATAAATTTCAGAAATCAAATTTTGAAAGTGGCTATCAATCATAAGGAAACCACTTTTTCAATTGATGGCAACAATGAATTAAATATCATAGTAAACGGCCAGAAAGTTCTTGTAAAACCTGAAAATTTAGCTACTGTATCGTAAACAATTGCTAGAACTTGTAGTTAATTCTAACATTTGATTCCAAGCCTCGCTAGGCTTACAAACAATCCCAATTCCTATTGGGATTGTTTACTTAGTGACAATTCTCAAGAGTAGTTTTGCGGTGTTAACATCCTTAATTCTGCGAAAAGTATGTCACCTTTATTTTAATGTTCTTAAAAAAAATTAATAAATGTATTTCACAATGAATAAAACTATTCCTTTACCATTGATAAATAAAAGTTTTCTAAAAAAAATAACTGTATTCCTTTTTTTTATGTCTCTAACTTTAAACGCTCAAATCGACAAAGTAGAACCTCCTTTTTGGTACGCAGGAATGCATAATCCAGAGCTACAAATTCTTTTTTACGGCAAAAATATTTCGCAATATCAAGTCACCGTTTCTAATGGCATAAAAATAAACAATGTTAAAAGAACAGAAAATCCCAATTACCTTTTCGTCACTATTGACACCAAAAAAGTAGTTGCATCTGATTTTCTTTTTACTTTTAAAAACAACACAGCAACCTTTACACAAAAATACAGTCTCAAGAAACGAAGAGAAAATTCTGCACAACGCAAAAGCTTTGATTCTTCGGATATGATGTATTTATTAATGCCGGATCGCTTTGCAAATGGCAATAGGAATAACGACAGTGAAAATTCGACCCAAGAAAAATACAACAGAGAATTACCT
Proteins encoded:
- a CDS encoding LacI family DNA-binding transcriptional regulator; translation: MKRKITLKQIAKELDVSISTVSKSLRNSLEIGEETRLKVQAFAKFYHYKPNNIALSLKNRKTKTIGIIIPEIVHHFFSTVINGIEQIANENGYSVIICLSDDSFDKEVLNMEMLANGSIDGFIMSLSKETQFRGDFHHITEVINQGMPVVMFDRVTNDILCDKVIIDDKYAAYEAVQSLIDKGRKKIALVTTVDYVSVGKLRTDGYTKALLDNGIPFNEKLIIKIEDIDTCEITIGKLLEDKAIDAVFAVNELFAVTIIKTANKIGLNVPNDLAVIAFTDGIISKYSTPTITTVSQSGIKMGNKAAKMLIERLESEEEEENENYKTEVIETHLIERESTN
- a CDS encoding MFS transporter, giving the protein MEKRKLSFWQIWNMSFGFLGIQMGFALQNANASRILQIFGADVHELSWFWIIAPLMGLIVQPIIGHYSDKTWGKFGRRKPFFLVGALLASIGLILMPQAEIFIAFLPALWVGAGMLMIMDASFNIAMEPFRALVGDNLRTDQRTLGFSVQTALIGFGAVIGSLLPYVLTNYFGVSNRDDNGGVPMHLILSFVIGAAILVVSILVSIFSTKEYSPEELAQFEDEMAHQETKVADTNPKESSLLDIFDDFRKMPTTMRQLSWVQFFSWFGLFGMWVFTTPAIAHHIYGLPISDSKSEAYQNAGDWVGVLFGIYNLVSAFYAFALPYIAKKFGRKLTHSISLIVGGIGLISIYFVPNENWLILSMVAVGIAWASILSMPYAILAGSISPMKMGVYMGIFNFFVVIPQIVNALIGGPLVKYVYNDNAIFALVTSGVSFLIAAILVAKVKDVDDVIKQ
- the pgmB gene encoding beta-phosphoglucomutase; the protein is MNTKAFIFDLDGVIVDTAKYHYLAWQKIATELNIEFTHEHNELLKGVSRVRSLDIILELGKVTASQEDKDRWLVQKNEDYLSYLVDMDASEILPGVFEILKFLKENNQPIALGSASKNARPILEKTGIRSYFDAVVDGNDVTNAKPDPEVFLMAAKLLNIKPEDSIVFEDSVAGVQAANIGKMISIGIGEASTLHEAKYIFKDFTEIETSFIANLIK
- a CDS encoding glycoside hydrolase family 65 protein, which translates into the protein MNQDYIKPDNWSIIEEGFDVERVKSSESLFSIGNGAMGQRANFEENYTGETFQGSYIAGIYYPDKTKVGWWKNGYPEYFAKVLNAPNWIGIDIEINGEKLDLNTCTDVKNFRRELNMKEGWYNRSFEATLKNGTAISVNIRRFLSIVLDEIGVINYEITPLNKDSKIVYKPYIDAGVTNEDANWEEKFWEPLDVKKSGNEAFVTAQTFKTHFKVTTFMQNNILTNGEKTCISPSNIDATADKIQFSYDVIVAQGQKSSIQKIGGYTVSLNHENTFTAAEKAIQAALELGYDALLQDQIDSWSKIWEMSDITIDGDVKAQQGIRFNIFQLNQTYLGKDSRLNIGPKGFTGEKYGGSTYWDTEAYCIPFYMATKDQEVARNLLTYRYNQLDKAIENAAKLGFTNGAALYPMVTMNGEECHNEWEITFEEIHRNGAIAFAIYNFYRYTGDYSYIPEKGLEVLIGIARFWHQRANFSTNLNQYVILGVTGPNEYENNVNNNFYTNYIAKWCLEYTYEQIQKVSLEYPVDHKRITEKVKITDSELQSWKKVSDNMYFPFSEEHNVYLQQDGFLDKELVRVADLDKSQRPINQKWSWDRILRSPYIKQADVLQCFYFFEDHFSREELKNNFEFYESFTVHESSLSPCVHSIQAALLDKMDMAYTFYLRTSRLDLDDYNKEVEEGCHITSMAGTWMSIVEGFGGMRIKEDTLHFSPKIPKEWEGYSFKINFRNQILKVAINHKETTFSIDGNNELNIIVNGQKVLVKPENLATVS